Proteins encoded within one genomic window of Episyrphus balteatus chromosome 1, idEpiBalt1.1, whole genome shotgun sequence:
- the LOC129907649 gene encoding fatty acid synthase isoform X1 encodes MPARIADEVVVDTETRDERNNVGRSKDACVAISGISGRLPESSNIEEFKKNLFDGVDMVNDDPRRWPKGLYDLPDRLGKIKDKDLESFDQQFFSVHQKQAECMDAQLRMLLEVTYEAIIDAGVNPQDIRGSRTGVYIGVSSSETEQYWCNDPDRVNGYGLTGCARAMFANRLSFTFDFTGPSYCVDTACSSSLYALEQAFSDMERGVCDNAIVAGVGLILKPTMSLQFKRLSMLSQDGKCKAFDETGSGYVRSDGCVAIFLQNPKKAKRIYASILNVRTNTDGNKEQGITYPSGKMQNKLIKETYEEINLNPHDVAYVEAHGTGTKVGDPQEVNSITDFFCKNRQSPLLIGSVKSNMGHSEPASGVCSIAKVLIAMEEGIIPANLHYSSPNPDLYGLVEGRLQVVNKNMPWNGGIVGINSFGFGGANAHVILKSNPKPKAVTPRDGPPKLVTVSGRTSDAVQYFLEDVEEHKKDDEYLALVNGIYLKNIPLHHYRGYAVLNSKGSAIREVLEHVDEKRRIWFIYSGMGSQWANMAKDLMSFEVFSQSIHRCSEILRQVGMNLLDILLNSIDESFDNILNSFTAIAAVQIALTDMLTSIGIHPDGIIGHSVGELGCAYADGCFTPEQTVLAAYWRGKSLQDTKLVKGKMAAVGVKWEDCNDLLSPGVFPVCHNSEDNVTISGPEAEISATIEALSGKGIFAKAVNSSGYAFHSKYIADAGPKLRKSLEKIIPNPKNRSSRWISTSIPESAWNTPVAMQSSAAYHVNNLLSPVLFYEALQKVPKNAICIEIAPTGLLQAILKRALDSSCTNISLLKRNHENNVEFFLSNIGKLYAAGAQPNIIKLVRPISYPVGRGTPMLNSKLGWDHSQKWMVPKYGSETSSGETVVEVNLAVEEDLFYVGHTIDGRILFPATGYITLAWRTFIKIHGLDINQTPVIIENVVFHRATILNKESLVKFGINFFNGTGDFEICEGGTLTVSGKISIVENVTNEELPPQNQDVENPVMDLKINDVYKELRLRGYDYGGEFRGIVASDIKATAGYLNWTENWVSFMDTMLQFSILKKDLRDLYLPTRIDKVIINPIKHFNMIKEIPDKTLQVRSYEYLNVIKSGGVEMRGLKASMAPRRSGSQAQPKLERYTFVPNENANDLHENPKNARLLALTESLHIVLENSAGAIKIKVVELDNNRSVDQLLAPSVLRIIESEPTIAADVIIATSDQEEHIPATLGDVEVRVVKKNILLEEVEKNCHMVLGYDLLSLKNSDILKHMLKTIKAEGFVLFDESNLEYKKSGNQTLKHFGLVPIIEQKYGERLFVLARSLTNIDKRNISVVHTSDKNFEWVDELKTCLVASEIENKFIYVVAENQEFSGAVGFLNCLKNEAGGKFVRMIFIQDKAEPFSLNSKLYTDQLQKDLVMNVYKNGSWGTYRHFTIENQSDIETLPVEHAYVNALTKGDLASLKWIEGPVPKISTESISEDCELCSVYYAPINFRDVMLSSGKLSADALPGDLAQQDCVLGLEFAGRNLAGERIMAMVPAKSLASTCIASKRMMWSIPDKWSMEEASTVPCVYSTVYYALVVRGQMKKGESILIHAGSGGVGQAAISVALSHGLTVFTTVGSIEKREYLKKRFPQLLDSHIGNSRNITFEQMVMNETKGKGVDLVLNSLAEEKLQASVRCLGLNGRFLEIGKFDLSNNSPLGMSVFLKNTSFHGILLDSVMEGEESMQNQVVKLVADGIKTGAVRPLQTSVFTEMQIEQAFRYMASGKHIGKVVIKVRTEETGQLKYKSDLRMYTAIPRTYMHPEKVYILIGGLGGFGLELTNWLVLRGANKIVLTSRSGVKTGYQNLMISRWTQQKCTIKIDTNDITSLDGCRKLLKAASELGHVGGIFNLAAVLRDGLIEDQTKEDFEAVCKPKIEGTINLDKLSRELCPELDYFVCFSSVSCGRGNIGQTNYGLANSAMERICEHRQISGFPGTAIQWGAIGDTGLVIENLGDNNTVIGGTLPQRMSSCLQTIDVFLQQPHPVLASMVVAENRKSDSTSGISLTTCIANILGLRDIKNVQESSTLADLGMDSLMGAEIKQTLERNFDIVLSAQEIRMLTFGTLNTLTGETNQTSSVSPVEDPSRDAPSPFGDGTQVVFASQLMPTEPIVQLKSGAPGSSKKRPIFFVHPIEGFITPLERLAARLDCPVYGVQCTVDAPIDSVDDLAAFYINKIKTIQPKGPYAIAGYSFGALIAFVMVTQLENNNESAKLVMLDGAPKYVNWYTQSHKQRYNSSEDMNQNQSYALAYFGMVCGNLDYGGVARLLIKIPTWEDKVEKCAELLHAEIEKPIELIKQAAVTFWKKLKAADCFEPKCKVRCHVTLVKPTENYAKLEEDYGLSEVCEKGVDVLTVEGNHRTFLIEEKSLQTIERIIKNIIS; translated from the exons atgcCGGCCCGCATCGCAGATGAGGTTGTTGTTGACACTGAGACAAGGGACGAAAGAAATAATGTTGGTCGTTCAAAAGATGCATGTGTTGCTATAAGTGGTATCTCTGGCCGTTTGCCAGAGAGTTCCAATAttgaagaattcaaaaaaaatttatttgatggAGTAGATATGGTAAACGATGATCCTCGTAGGTGGcctaaag GGTTGTACGATTTACCAGACAGGCTGGGTAAAATCAAAGACAAAGATCTAGAAAGTTTCGACCAgcaatttttttctgttcacCAAAAACAAGCCGAGTGTATGGATGCACAGTTGCGAATGCTTTTAGAAGTGACTTATGAAGCCATAATTGATGCTGGCGTCAATCCGCAAGATATCCGTGGAAGCCGTACGGGTGTTTATATAGGTGTATCATCTTCAGAAACTGAACAATATTGGTGCAACGATCCTGATCGTGTCAATGGATATGGTTTAACCGGCTGCGCCAGAGCAATGTTCGCTAATCGTTTATCATTTACGTTCGATTTTACCGGACCAAGCTACTGCGTCGATACTGCTTGTTCAAGTTCACTATACGCTTTAGAGCAAGCTTTCTCCGACATGGAACGCGGAGTTTGTGATAATGCCATTGTAGCGGGCGTTGGCCTCATTCTCAAGCCTACAATGTCACTGCAATTTAAGCGACTCAGTATGTTGAGCCAGGATGGTAAATGTAAAGCTTTCGATGAAACAGGAAGTGGCTATGTTCGATCTGATGGATGTGTCGCtatatttcttcaaaatccaaaaaaagcaAAGCGAATTTATGCATCAATTTTGAATGTTCGCACAAACACAGATGGAAACAAAGAACAAGGTATAACATACCCATCAGGAAAAATGCAAAACAAGTTGATTAAAGAAACTTACGAAGAAATCAATTTAAATCCACATGATGTTGCTTATGTAGAGGCTCACGGAACGGGAACAAAAGTTGGAGATCCCCAAGAAGTAAATTCGATAACTGATTTCTTCTGCAAGAATAGACAGAGTCCACTTCTCATTGGGTCAGTCAAATCCAATATGGGTCACTCTGAGCCAGCTTCGGGTGTCTGCTCAATAGCGAAAGTTTTGATTGCTATGGAGGAAGGCATTATTCCCGCTAATTTGCATTATTCCAGTCCAAATCCTGATTTGTATGGCTTGGTTGAAGGACGCCTTCAAGtggtaaataaaaatatgcCATGGAATGGCGGTATAGTTGGAATTAATTCTTTCGGATTTGGTGGAGCCAATGCACATGTTATTCTTAAATCCAATCCCAAACCAAAGGCTGTCACTCCTAGAGATGGACCACCAAAACTAGTTACTGTTTCAGGTAGAACCTCTGATGCTGTtcaatatttcttagaagatgtTGAAGAACACAAGAAGGATGACGAATATTTGGCTTTAGTAAACGGAATATATTTGAAAAACATTCCACTCCACCATTATCGTGGATATGCTGTTTTGAATAGTAAGGGTTCAGCAATTAGAGAAGTATTGGAGCATGTAGATGAAAAGCGAcgaatttggttcatctactcTGGCATGGGTAGCCAATGGGCTAATATGGCAAAGGATCTTATGTCATTTGAAGTTTTTAGCCAAAGTATTCACCGATGCTCTGAGATATTGCGACAAGTTGGAATGAACTTGTTGGACATTTTGCTTAACTCAATAGATGAAAGCTTTGATAACATCTTGAATTCTTTCACCGCAATTGCTGCTGTACAAATTGCTTTAACCGATATGCTTACTAGTATAGGAATACATCCGGATGGAATTATTGGTCATTCGGTTGGCGAATTGGGATGTGCTTATGCAGATGGCTGTTTCACTCCAGAACAAACTGTGCTGGCTGCTTACTGGCGTGGAAAAAGTTTACAAGATACTAAATTAGTAAAAGGAAAAATGGCAGCCGTAGGAGTTAAATGGGAAGATTGCAATGACTTGCTTTCTCCGGGGGTGTTTCCTGTTTGTCACAACAGCGAAGATAATGTAACTATTTCGGGACCGGAAGCAGAAATCTCAGCTACGATAGAAGCGTTATCAGGAAAAGGAATATTTGCAAAAGCTGTAAACTCTTCTGGATATGCTTTCCACAGCAAATACATTGCCGATGCTGGCCCAAAACTCCGCAAgagtttggaaaaaattattccaaaccCTAAAAACCGTTCTTCACGATGGATAAGTACAAGTATTCCTGAATCAGCATGGAACACTCCAGTTGCAATGCAAAGCTCAGCAGCTTATCATGTAAACAACTTGCTATCCCCTGTTCTTTTTTATGAAGCTCTACAAAAAGTTCCAAAGAATGCAATTTGTATCGAAATAGCCCCAACCGGACTTCTTCAAGCTATTCTCAAACGTGCCCTTGATAGTTCCTGCACCAATATtagtttattaaaaagaaatcacGAAAATAATGTTGAGTTTTTCCTGTCTAATATTGGTAAATTATACGCAGCCGGGGCCCAaccaaatatcataaaattggTACGGCCGATCTCGTACCCTGTGGGAAGAGGAACTCCAATGTTGAATTCAAAACTTGGCTGGGATCATTCACAAAAATGGATGGTTCCAAAGTATGGTAGTGAAACATCGTCTGGGGAGACTGTTGTCGAAGTTAATTTAGCCGTAGAAGAAGACTTGTTCTATGTAGGGCATACTATCGATGGGAGAATACTATTCCCAGCAACGGGTTATATAACCCTGGCTTGGAGaacatttattaaaattcatgGATTAGATATAAATCAAACGCCAGTTATTATCGAAAACGTAGTATTCCACAGGgcaacaattttaaacaaagaaagTTTGGTAAAATTTGGTATAAATTTCTTTAACGGAACTGGTGACTTTGAAATCTGTGAGGGTGGAACTTTAACTGTTTCaggaaaaatttcaattgtagaaaatgttacTAATGAAGAACTACCGCCTCAAAATCAAGACGTTGAAAATCCAGTTATGGATCTGAAGATAAATGATGTTTACAAAGAATTGCGTCTACGAGGATACGATTACGGTGGAGAATTCAGAGGAATTGTTGCATCAGACATTAAAGCTACAGCCGGATATCTCAACTGGACGGAAAACTGGGTTTCCTTTATGGATACCATGTTGCAATTCAGTATTTTAAAGAAAGATCTCCGTGATTTGTATTTGCCTACTCGCATTGACAAGGTTATTATAAATCCCATAAAGCACTTTAATATGATCAAAGAAATACCTGATAAAACTCTACAAGTTCGTTCATACGAGTACTTGAACGTAATTAAAAGTGGTGGGGTAGAAATGCGTGGTTTGAAAGCTTCTATGGCACCTCGTCGTTCAGGATCTCAAGCGCAACCTAAACTAGAAAGATATACATTCGTACCAAATGAAAATGCAAATGATTTGCATGAGAATCCAAAAAATGCACGATTACTAGCACTAACTGAGTCGCTGCATATTGTTTTGGAGAACTCGGCGGGAGCAATTAAAATCAAAGTTGTAGAGTTAGATAACAACCGTAGTGTTGATCAACTTTTAGCCCCATCAGTTCTACGAATCATCGAAAGTGAGCCAACAATTGCAGCAGATGTTATAATTGCTACAAGTGATCAAGAAGAACATATTCCAGCTACTTTGGGAGATGTCGAAGTtcgagttgtaaaaaaaaatattttattagaagAAGTTGAAAAGAATTGTCATATGGTATTGGGATATGATCTTCTATCGCTGAAGAATTCAGATATATTAAAGCACAtgctaaaaacaataaaagctGAAGGTTTCGTTTTGTTCGATGAGAGTAATCTGGAGTATAAGAAAAGTGGTAATCAAACGTTAAAGCATTTTGGTTTGGTTCCTATAATTGAACAAAAGTATGGGGAACGTTTGTTTGTTTTGGCCCGTTCATTAACCAATATCGATAAAAGAAACATTTCAGTTGTTCACACCTCTGATAAGAACTTTGAGTGGGTAGATGAACTTAAAACTTGCCTAGTCGCCAGTGAAATAgagaacaaatttatttatgttgTGGCCGAAAATCAAGAGTTCTCTGGAGCTGTTGGATTCTTGAACTGCTTGAAGAACGAAGCTGGGGGTAAATTTGTTCGTATGATTTTCATTCAAGATAAGGCAGAACCGTTTTCTCTAAATTCCAAATTGTATACGGATCAGCTACAAAAAGATCTTGTTATGAACGTATATAAAAACGGATCCTGGGGAACCTATAGACATTTTACTATTGAAAACCAATCTGACATCGAAACCCTGCCGGTGGAGCATGCCTATGTTAATGCTTTGACAAAGGGCGATCTTGCTAGTTTGAAGTGGATTGAGGGACCGGTTCCAAAAATCTCGACTGAAAGCATAAGTGAGGATTGTGAATTGTGTAGTGTTTACTACGCACCTATAAATTTCCGCGATGTAATGCTGAGTTCGGGTAAACTCTCGGCAGATGCTCTTCCTGGAGATTTGGCCCAACAAGATTGCGTTTTGGGCCTTGAGTTTGCTGGACGAAATTTAGCAGGTGAAAGAATTATGGCTATGGTCCCTGCGAAATCATTGGCATCGACCTGTATTGCAAGCAAACGTATGATGTGGTCAATACCCGATAAATGGTCGATGGAAGAAGCATCAACAGTCCCTTGTGTATACTCAACTGTGTACTATGCACTTGTTGTTCGAGGACAAATGAAGAAAGGAGAATCTATTTTAATTCATGCTGGTTCCGGCGGTGTTGGACAAGCTGCTATTTCTGTTGCTTTGAGTCACGGTTTGACAGTCTTTACTACTGTTGGAAGCATTGAAAAACGTGAGTACTTAAAGAAGAGATTTCCTCAACTTCTGGACAGTCATATTGGAAATTCTAGAAATATAACGTTTGAACAGATGGTAATGAATGAAACAAAAGGAAAAGGTGTTGATTTAGTTCTTAATTCATTGGCCGAAGAGAAATTACAAGCATCTGTTCGCTGTCTTGGACTTAACGGTCGTTTCTTGGAAATCGGCAAGTTTGATTTGAGCAATAATTCGCCACTTGGGATGtcagtatttttgaaaaacacttcATTCCATGGAATTCTACTCGACAGTGTTATGGAAGGAGAAGAGTCAATGCAAAATCAAGTTGTGAAACTCGTTGCTGATGGTATTAAGACTGGTGCGGTTCGTCCATTACAAACATCTGTTTTCACCGAAATGCAAATTGAACAAGCATTCCGATACATGGCTTCCGGCAAACACATTGGTAAGGTAGTCATTAAAGTGCGAACTGAAGAAACAGGccaattaaaatacaaatcaGATCTTCGTATGTACACCGCTATTCCCCGAACCTATATGCACCCAGAAAAAGTGTACATTCTTATTGGAGGACTTGGTGGTTTTGGTTTGGAATTAACTAATTGGCTTGTGCTGCGTGGGGCAAACAAAATTGTGTTAACAAGCAGATCTGGTGTCAAGACCGGATATCAGAATTTGATGATAAGCAGGTGGACCCAACAAAAATGTACTATTAAAATAGATACAAATGATATAACAAGTTTAGACGGTTGCCGCAAGTTATTGAAAGCAGCAAGTGAACTAGGTCATGTTGGTGGAATATTTAATTTGGCAGCTGTACTCAGAGATGGTCTGATCGAAGATCAAACAAAAGAAGATTTTGAGGCTGTATGTAAACCTAAAATAGAAGGAACAATTAATTTGGATAAACTATCACGTGAACTCTGTCCAGAACTTGATTATTTTGTCTGCTTTTCAAGTGTTTCGTGTGGACGCGGAAACATAGGACAAACAAATTATGGTTTAGCCAATTCTGCAATGGAGAGAATATGTGAACATCGGCAAATATCTGGATTCCCAGGTACTGCTATCCAATGGGGAGCTATTGGTGACACTGGTTTAGTGATTGAAAATTTAGGAGACAATAATACAGTTATTGGAGGAACTTTGCCACAGAGGATGTCTTCATGTCTGCAAACAATTGATGTTTTTCTACAGCAACCCCACCCAGTTTTGGCATCAATGGTTGTGGCCGAAAACCGCAAAAGTGATTCCACTTCCGGTATTAGTTTGACAACATGCATTGCTAATATCTTGGGACTgagagatataaaaaatgttcaagAAAGTTCAACTTTAGCAGACCTTGGTATGGATTCCTTGATGGGCgcagaaataaaacaaactttaGAAAGAAACTTTGATATTGTCCTATCAGCTCAAGAAATACGTATGTTGACATTTGGGACATTGAACACACTAACTGGTGAAACTAATCAAACTTCAAGTGTTTCCCCAGTGGAAGATCCATCAAGAGATGCTCCTAGTCCTTTTGGAGATGGAACGCAAGTTGTCTTTGCCTCACAGTTGATGCCAACTGAACCCATTGTGCAACTTAAGTCAGGAGCCCCCGGCAGCTCGAAGAAACGCCCAATTTTCTTCGTGCATCCTATTGAAGGGTTTATAACACCACTTGAGCGCCTTGCTGCACGACTTGACTGTCCCGTTTATGGAGTACAGTGCACGGTTGATGCGCCTATAGACTCAGTAGATGACTTAGCTgcattttacataaataaaatcaaaacgaTCCAACCTAAAGGCCCATACGCTATTGCAGGCTATTCATTCGGGGCATTGATCGCCTTTGTTATGGTCACACAACTAGAAAATAACAATGAATCTGCAAAATTGGTAATGCTTGATGGTGCTCCTAAATATGTAAATTGGTATACCCAATCACACAAACAACGGTACAATTCATCAGAAGATATGAATCAAAATCAGTCATATGCCCTTGCTTACTTCGGTATGGTATGTGGCAACTTGGATTATGGAGGT gTTGCTCGGCttttaatcaaaattccaaCGTGGGAAGATAAAGTTGAAAAATGTGCTGAACTTCTACATGCAGAAATTGAAAAGCCCATAGAATTG